A genomic window from Hypomesus transpacificus isolate Combined female chromosome 15, fHypTra1, whole genome shotgun sequence includes:
- the LOC124477913 gene encoding cyclin N-terminal domain-containing protein 2 has translation MLLLDLHKKTEERRAPLRTWANVCPPKQRCQQRQQPEGEEPRGSHCKSEPQHRWAKRFHTQNTNGNGRLHMFVSDGCAEEAVLVYLHGLQGLHSLRALVPGLLRCEIEQAMVKLGLIYDKSYAWDIFSDMMRSQLRYTFSSADLPQPFTHNTRAILVDWLIQVHDVFHFSEETLYLSIHLLNRALRQMKVSTSNLQLLGLVCLFLAGKKEESLLPEVSELCYLMENSYTKRQLLRMERRVLCELKFDLSHCPPLHFLLLTASVARCCAKVVCMARYLLELSLLEGQCVVFLPAQLAGASLCLARRVLQEPPTPEGETAWCIASSINMGSETTLLKIMHIQARAAARAHSRETRATFIKFSTAETMHVSSHPALQSDPSLLGLLSEHA, from the exons ATGCTTCTGTTGGACTTACACAAGAAG ACGGAGGAGAGGCGTGCCCCACTGAGAACTTGGGCCAATGTATGTCCACCAAAACAACGCTGCCAGCAGCGCCAGCAGCCGGAAGGAGAGGAGCCCAGAGGGTCCCACTGTAAGAGTGAGCCACAGCACAGATGG GCAAAAAG atttcacacacaaaatacaaatgGTAATGGAAGGCTCCATATGTTTGTCTCAGATGGGTGTGCCGAGGAGGCTGTGCTGGTGTACCTGCATGGCCTCCAGGGCCTTCACAGCCTGCGAGCACTGGTTCCTGGGCTGCTACGCTGTGAGATTGAGCAGGCCATGGTGAAGTTGGGCCTTATCTATGACAAGTCCTATGCCTGGGACATCTTTTCTGACATGATG CGAAGTCAACTGCGCTACACATTCTCCAGCGCAGACCTCCCCCAACCTTTCACGCACAACACCCGTGCCATCCTGGTAGACTGGCTCATCCAGGTGCAT GACGTGTTCCACTTCTCAGAGGAGACCCTCTACCTATCCATACACCTCCTCAACCGTGCCCTCCGCCAGATGAAGGTATCCACTTCCAACCTGCAGCTCTTGGGTCTGGTTTGCCTCTTCCTAGCTGGCAAGAAGGAGGAGAGTCTTCTACCTGAG GTGTCAGAGCTGTGTTACCTCATGGAGAACAGCTACACTAAGCGACAGCTGCTACGTATGGAACGTCGTGTCCTCTGTGAGCTCAAATTTGACCTGTCTCACTGCCCCCCTCTGCACTTCCTCCTACTcacagcctctgttgcccgCTGTTGCGCCAAG GTGGTTTGCATGGCCCGTTACCTGCTGGAGCTCTCTCTGCTGGAGGGCCAGTGCGTGGTGTTCCTGCCTGCCCAGTTGGCAGGTGCTTCCCTCTGTCTAGCCCGCAGGGTACTGCAAGAACCCCCCACCCCAGAAGGAGAGACTGCCTGGTGCATTGCCTCCAGTATAAACATGGGCAG TGAAACCACCCTCTTGAAGATCATGCACATCCAAGCAAGGGCTGCAGCCCGGGCCCATAGCAGAGAAACGCGTGCCACCTTCATCAAATTCTCCACTGCAGAGACCATGCATGTCAGCAGCCACCCTGCTCTGCAGAGTGACCCCAGTCTGCTGGGGCTGCTCTCTGAACATGCCTGA
- the LOC124478066 gene encoding uncharacterized protein LOC124478066 isoform X2, whose protein sequence is MYGQGKSTSVQAADSTTPVNRRAENTPLPPDSDDELSAFPVQNYPMVEVAGHDGPSMVFRPWTVSDVREASSHLPDVTTSGEAFAEALIVFCREFRPTLTELRRLLGTKMKATDFAKISNILVGDDIRCAHIEYGHADNAQYARKVTDIATVIKTAFPTRLNMSAIAACKQRPDEGTDDYLHRLTEVFTTHSGIARPNNTDQMTPWETHLCSAFLNGLLPEIAAAVKLSCVCYEEARSDELRRHSRHNQAQLMAKKQQRTIKAEKELHQATLTLLQTASQQHGGKGGFNKKGRKGEQGRGKGDNKGRHFQID, encoded by the exons ATGTATGGACAGGGGAAGTCAACTTCTGTCCAGGCAGCCGACTCCACCACGCCTGTCAACCGCCGCGCAGAAAACACACCACTGCCTCCGGACTCAGACGATGAACTAAGTGCCTTTCCAGTACAGAACTACCCCATGGTGGAGGTCGCGGGACATGACGGCCCCTCCATGGTTTTTCGCCCGTGGACTGTGTCAGACGTTAGGGAAGCTAGTTCACACCTCCCAGACGTTACTACCTCGGGCGAAGCCTTTGCTGAGGCATTGATTGTGTTCTGTAGGGAGTTCAGACCCACTTTAACTGAACTCAGGCGCCTGTTAGGGACAAAAATGAAGGCAACAGACTTTGCAAAGATCTCCAACATCCTTGTGGGTGATGACATCAGGTGTGCTCACATTGAATATGGACATGCGGACAATGCACAGTATGCGAGAAAAGTCACTGACATCGCTACTGTCATAAAGACAGCTTTTCCAACTCGACTGAACATGTCAGCAATAGCAGCATGTAAACAGAGACCTGATGAAGGTACAGACGACTACCTGCACCGCCTCACAGAAGTTTTCACCACCCACAGCGGCATTGCTCGACCCAACAACACCGACCAGATGACGCCCTGGGAAACCCATCTCTGTTCTGCTTTTCTGAATGGACTGTTACCAGAGATCGCTGCTGCCGTCAAACTCTCCTGTGTCTGTTATGAGGAAGCCCGCTCGGATGAACTACGACGACACAGCCGACATAACCAAGCTCAGCTGATGGCCAAGAAACAACAGAGGACCATCAAAGCTGAGAAGGAACTTCATCAAGCCACACTGACTCTTCTTCAGACTGCATCCCAGCAACATGGAGGCAAAGGCGGCTTCAACAAGAAGGGCAGGAAGGGAGAACAAGGGCGCGGTAAAGGAGACAACAAGGGTCGGCATTTCCA GATTGACTAA
- the si:ch211-132b12.7 gene encoding CLOCK-interacting pacemaker has protein sequence MPNEHSCLSERAPRSSSKTSKAKPLASQGPADTDRSHRQVLRCSSEKDSGYSDNGSDWQQMEGDDQCSCVSEPQGMDTLQGQGTVKPLHQGSTMQGQGTSELTPVYVLKNVVLKKPEPVQHGSDHLIQSQLTWSNTGGPNSSGPTGPTHVILLQPPSMSLPLPSSTKLRKPPSRRTNKKTKGTFLPILNSYTRIAPHPSKKLHDKLPAGLGKVTDSEGQSLSKRICTDDKRDEVSTTTIDLQLPKHHPHKQSDSRVQSLQSQTIAYPPSSPSTVFSSRGCPSVSSSELSTISSSSNSFSSLSATREPHNGLLNAHHRRFHNTLEILSQSGLLDITLRSKDLLSQSKATKRDIAQLRQHTQLLCQAASGRGGVTLESLHQTMEESGVYPTLKCLDKVEALHYPVNAIDPDCRGTVGVNTTLNGSHAQSSPPIVSAQEPLWWNFL, from the exons ATGCCTAATGAGCATTCTTGCCTGAGTGAAAGAGCACCTCGCTCATCCAGCAAGACTTCTAAGGCAAAACCTCTAGCATCACAGGGCCCTGCAGACACAGACCGGTCCCACCGACAAGTATTACGCTGCAGCTCAGAAAAGGATTCTGGATATTCTG ATAATGGGTCTGACTGGCAACAAATGGAGGGGGATGACCAGTGCAGCTGTGTGAGTGAACCTCAGGGCATGGACACTCTGCAGGGCCAGGGGACTGTCAAGCCCCTCCACCAGGGCAGCACCATGCAAGGCCAGGGAACCAGTGAGCTCACCCCCGTCTACGTCCTTAAGAATGTTGTGTTAAAAAAG CCTGAACCAGTTCAACATGGCAGTGATCACCTCATCCAAAGTCAGCTGACATGGAGCAACACAGGAGGACCTAATTCCTCTGGCCCCACCGGCCCCACCCATGTGATCCTCCTGCAGCCACCCAGCATGTCCTTGCCTTTGCCGTCCTCCACTAAACTCCGCAAGCCTCCGTCTCGCAGGACCAATAAGAAAACCAAAGGCACGTTCTTGCCCATCCTGAACTCTTACACTCGCATCGCTCCGCACCCTAGCAAGAAGCTCCACGACAAACTCCCAGCCGGCCTGGGGAAAGTGACTGATAGTGAGGGTCAGAGCCTGAGCAAGAGGATATGTACAGATGATAAGAGAGACGAGGTGTCCACCACCACCATTGACTTGCAATTGCCGAAGCACCACCCTCACAAGCAGTCTGATTCCAGAGTCCAAAGTTTGCAGTCACAAACTATTGCTtaccctccctccagcccctccacagTCTTTTCAAGCCGGGGCTGCCCCTCTGTCTCCAGTTCGGAACTCTCCACTATTTCCTCATCCTCCAACAGTTTTTCATCACTGTCAGCCACTAGGGAGCCCCACAATGGCCTCTTAAATGCACACCATCGCCGTTTCCACAACACACTGGAGATCCTAAGCCAATCAGGCCTTTTGGACATCACCCTACGCAGCAAGGACCTGCTGAGCCAAAGCAAAGCCACCAAAAGAGACATAGCCCAGCTGCGTCAACACACTCAGCTGCTGTGTCAGGCTGCCAGCGGCAGAGGAGGCGTCACCTTGGAAAGCCTGCACCAGACGATGGAAGAGTCGGGTGTCTACCCCACTCTCAAGTGCCTGGACAAAGTGGAAGCACTTCATTATCCAGTAAATGCCATTGATCCTGACTGCAGAGGTACAGTTGGGGTCAACACCACCCTCAATGGATCCCATGCACAATCGTCGCCTCCTATCGTCTCAGCGCAAGAGCCattgtggtggaattttctatga
- the LOC124477690 gene encoding major histocompatibility complex class I-related gene protein-like, with protein sequence MINLFFILVFTFSNAVPHSLHRHCIATQGVSYHKHIQFLMLDDHIIYYYNSSSDFGTPMPEWLNHSEGSEFWKELTRNLKYNRHVMEKAVQLTSERFNHSHDHLYQAQGHCGWNSDGTRVALMSHAYDGKDFISFDVQTKQWTAVVPEARFYKTSREQNSEDLVRITNHYESECILWLKKLLQFSSKLLKSKAPDVSLFERSSSSEVEVTCHVTGFHPREVQVEWLGEEGHPLVQGVRRGEVLPNEDGTYQLRTSLAVPLGSQHSLSYSCVVVHSSVQGNITRIWEPKHSRNRIFLSIFPCLLLLCSGLVAVGVKVVRNGHYLPGRN encoded by the exons ATGATtaacttattttttattttagtatTTACTTTTTCGAACGCAG TACCTCATTCTCTTCATCGCCATTGTATTGCCACCCAGGGAGTTTCATATCACAAACACATCCAGTTTTTAATGTTGGATGATCACATAATTTATTACTACAACAGTTCCTCTGACTTTGGTACCCCAATGCCAGAATGGCTGAACCATTCTGAAGGCAGTGAGTTCTGGAAGGAACTTACTCGGAACCTGAAATACAATCGACATGTAATGGAAAAAGCAGTCCAGCTAACAAGTGAACGTTTCAACCATTCACATG ATCATTTGTATCAAGCTCAGGGTCACTGTGGTTGGAATTCAGACGGAACCAGGGTGGCACTCATGAGCCACGCTTATGATGGCAAAGATTTTATCAGTTTTGATGTGCAGACTAAACAATGGACAGCTGTAGTTCCTGAAGCTCGCTTTTACAAAACATCAAGGGAGCAAAACTCAGAAGATCTTGTTCGAATTACCAACCATTACGAATCTGAATGCATCCTTTGGCTCAAGAAACTATTACAGTTCAGTTCTAAATTGCTGAAATCCAAAG CTCCTGATGTCAGCTTGTTTGAAAGATCTAGCAGCTCTGAGGTGGAGGTCACATGTCATGTGACAGGGTTCCACCCGAGGGAGGTACAGGTGGAGTGGCTGGGTGAGGAGGGGCACCCCCTGgtgcagggggtgaggagaggagaggtgttgCCCAATGAAGACGGTACCTACCAGCTCAGGACCAGTCTGGCTGTCCCACTGGGATCCCAGCACTCCCTGAGCTATAGCTGTGTGGTGGTCCACAGCAGTGTCCAGGGGAATATCACCAGGATCTGGG AACCCAAGCACTCAAGAAATAGGATCTTCCTCTCGATCTTCCCCTGTTTGCTGCTGCTCTGTTCTGGGTTGGTGGCTGTAGGCGTCAAGGTAGTACGGAATGGGCATTATTTACCTGGTCGTAATTAA
- the vwa7 gene encoding von Willebrand factor A domain-containing protein 7 has product MMSQNCGESGSKLIRVHILVYLLALPFCESFLPNFWSRVLTLSWKSNTHQEMTEQAILNITLETLSSINTHKHAHRQNQMKSDLGRGFWRAVGEVVKSNAAMDFLSSTRSNPVYHFDSERIEDAKKMLQLLQSQTVLSVQAKDYQGARHSLGQLFHSLQDFYSHSNWVEMGQRSIYLHLLNPDEPALPVATEDTPTCMECFSATCRDNLLQAQQRPLMLTTGYFSSDPPKPQGKCSHGGILDSSRHQGAKGGINKDSTSPLFSPHHYLHAQAARLATAATINVLRDLRDNAGPSSFLRLFSVKQPPALVFVMDTTGSMFEEISAARRRALSIIQARADSLEQRGTFLLVPFHDPDVGPVLETDDPDQFMLYMENLMALGGGDEPEMCLTAIQLALTHSPALSEIFVFTDASPKDAHLYSAVKALTLEKQCKVTFLLTEDPSLEMVSRGRRETLSPNRFSLYTSLSSVSGGLTIFTSNSDIYRVSTIVEDKTSADKVTLLHAESDSASVSIHSFRVDSAVNTVTLHITGDLTEYTLTSPTGRSQSLLQHQSPLAELQQSRGLYRISLLSPVELGQWQMTYRAEGHTTFKAIGDSSVDFLYYFAVEANETHPGLARVEGNPVAGVPMFLVLVVTGILPNEEVFFSHVTLLGANGESLQLISLNSSSAFGEELVGRMDSVPREPFCVRLSGRDRNGNELQRISTEMIQPTHVQIQALSAPRQVPGHTTSVDFNVLNHGPARLFSLTAVDDHGYLSQRGPQLFPVGEMGSIRDKVDIHIPGEAEAGAAVTLTLTVEALDSADSNYAVLHLIVVPLDLDMSPPSCSPTPAKQTCPSQCTGSSWSVNLAVTDEGHSGLSSLQLNLGQGTLTLLHGPAALGDGPEEDQPSLSKDQETGEQGGQKQERPKLKQGDPAMNVSAWVGESGHLPLWVTYSSSCCSPQAELLVWDRAGNMRRCHLTSSQQRGFEERSEETNRSGNTTAGNVLLLLSTLFMIIL; this is encoded by the exons ATGATGTCACAAAACTGTGGGGAAAGTGGATCGAAGTTGATTAGGGTGCACATTCTGGTGTATCTGCTAGCTCTACCATTCTGCGAGTCTTTCCTCCCAAACTTCTGGTCCCGTGTGTTAACCCTTTCCTGGAAGTCCAACACACATCAGGAGATGACTGAGCAGGCCATCCTCAACATCACCCTTGAGACGTTGAGCAGCATCAACACACATAAGCATGCCCATAGACAGAACCAAATGAAG TCTGACCTGGGTCGGGGGTTCTGGCGAGCTGTGGGGGAGGTGGTCAAGTCAAATGCAGCCATGGACTTCCTGAGCTCCACTCGCTCCAATCCGGTGTACCACTTTGACTCTGAACGTATTGAGGACGCTAAAAAGATGCTGCAGTTGCTTCAGTCCCAGACTGTATTATCAGTGCAGGCTAAAGATTACCAGGGGGCCCGCCACAGTCTGGGCCAGCTCTTCCACTCACTGCAG GACTTCTACAGTCACAGCAACTGGGTGGAGATGGGCCAGCGTTCTatctacctccacctcctcaaccCAGACGAGCCTGCCCTTCCTGTAGCCACAG AGGACACTCCTACCTGTATGGAGTGTTTCAGTGCCACCTGCAGAGACAACCTCCTACAGGCTCAGCAGCGCCCCCTGATGCTCACTACTGGCTACTTCAGCAGTGATCCTCCCAAACCTCAAG GAAAGTGCAGTCATGGTGGGATCCTGGACAGCAGTCGCCATCAGGGCGCTAAGGGGGGCATCAACAAGGACAgtacctctcccctcttctcccctcaccACTACCTCCATGCCCAGGCAGCCAGACTCGCAACCGCGGCAACCATCAATGTTTTGAGAGACCTTCGAGACAATGCTGGCCCCTCAAGCTTCCTCCG GCTCTTCAGTGTGAAGCAGCCACCAGCATTAGTGTTCGTCATGGATACGACAGGCAGTATGTTTGAGGAGATCTCCGCGGCCCGCCGGCGTGCCCTCTCCATCATCCAGGCTCGTGCCGACAGCCTTGAGCAGCGTGGCACCTTCCTGCTGGTGCCCTTCCATGACCCAG ATGTTGGACCAGTGTTAGAGACCGATGACCCAGACCAGTTTATGCTCTACATGGAGAATCTGATGgctctgggaggaggagacgaaCCAGAGATGTGCCTCACTGCCATCCAG CTGGCCCTCACTCATAGCCCAGCCCTATCTGAGATATTTGTTTTCACTGATGCCTCCCCTAAAGATGCCCATCTGTACAGTGCAGTGAAGGCCCTCACACTAGAGAAACAATGTAAG GTGACCTTCCTCCTCACTGAAGACCCCAGTCTGGAGATGGTGAgccgagggaggagagagactctCTCCCCAAACCGCTTCTCCCTCTACACCTCCCTGTCCTCTGTGTCCGGAGGCCTCACTATCTTCACCTCCAACTCAGACATCTACAGAGTCTCTACCATAGTGGAGGACAAAACCTCTGCTGACAAG GTCACTCTGCTACATGCAGAGAGTGACAGTGCCTCTGTGTCCATCCACTCCTTCAGAGTGGACAGTGCAGTGAACACTGTGACCCTGCATATCACTGGAGACCTCACCGAATATACCCTGACCAGTCCAACAG GTCGTAGCCAGTCTCTGTTGCAACACCAGAGTCCCCTGGCAGAGCTGCAGCAGTCCAGGGGTCTGTATCGGATCAGTTTACTGTCCCCTGTGGAGCTAGGCCAGTGGCAGATGACCTACCGGGCAGAGGGACACACCACTTTCAAAGCCATAG GTGACAGCAGTGTAGACTTTCTGTATTACTTTGCTGTGGAAGCCAATGAAACACATCCAGGCCTGGCCAGGGTAGAGGGGAATCCAGTTGCAG GTGTTCCAATGTTTCTAGTCCTGGTTGTAACCGGCATTTTGCCCAATGAGGAGGTGTTTTTCAGTCACGTGACTCTTCTTGGAGCCAATGGGGAGAGCCTCCAATTAATCTCACTTAACTCCTCCTCTGCATTTGGGGAGGAGCTTGTAGGCAGAATGGACTCAGTTCCCAGAGAGCCCTTCTGTGTTAGACTGTCAGGTAGAGACAGGAATGGGAACGAACTGCAGAGGATCTCTACAGAGATGATACAGCCAACTCATGTTCAGATACAG gCGCTGTCAGCCCCACGCCAGGTCCCTGGTCACACCACGTCAGTAGATTTTAATGTCCTGAACCATGGGCCAGCCCGCCTCTTTTCTCTGACTGCTGTTGACGACCATGGATACCTCTCCCAGAGAGGACCTCAGTT GTTCCCAGTGGGAGAAATGGGGTCTATTAGAGACAAAGTGGACATCCACATTCCAGGAGAAGCAGAGGCAGGAGCGGCAGTCACACTGACCCTTACAGTGGAAGCTTTGGACTCTGCAGACTCCAACTATGCAGTTCTCCACTTGATTGTTGTCCCCCTG GATTTGGACATGTCCCCCCCATCCTGCTCCCCTACACCTGCGAAGCAAACCTGTCCATCTCAGTGCACAGGCTCTAGCTGGAGTGTTAATCTTGCTGTCACAGACGAGGGGCACTCAGGCCTTTCTTCTCTCCAACTCAACCTGGGCCAGGGCACCCTCACCCTGCTGCATGGCCCTGCAGCTCTGGGAGATGGGCCTGAGGAGGACCAGCCCAGTCTCAGCAAGGATCAGGAGACTGGGGAGCAGGGAGGTCAAAAACAGGAAAGGCCCAAGTTGAAACAAGGTGACCCCGCCATGAACGTGTCGGCGTGGGTCGGAGAGTCAGGCCACTTGCCCCTGTGGGTGACATACagctccagctgctgctcccCACAGGCTGAGCTTCTGGTGTGGGACAGGGCCGGAAATATGAGACGctgccatctgacctccagccAGCAGAGGGGGTTTGAGGAGAGAAGCGAGGAGAcaaacagaagtggaaacacaACAGCAGGCAATGTTTTGTTGCTTTTGAGTACTCTTTTCATGATAATTTTGTAG
- the LOC124478066 gene encoding uncharacterized protein LOC124478066 isoform X1, whose protein sequence is MYGQGKSTSVQAADSTTPVNRRAENTPLPPDSDDELSAFPVQNYPMVEVAGHDGPSMVFRPWTVSDVREASSHLPDVTTSGEAFAEALIVFCREFRPTLTELRRLLGTKMKATDFAKISNILVGDDIRCAHIEYGHADNAQYARKVTDIATVIKTAFPTRLNMSAIAACKQRPDEGTDDYLHRLTEVFTTHSGIARPNNTDQMTPWETHLCSAFLNGLLPEIAAAVKLSCVCYEEARSDELRRHSRHNQAQLMAKKQQRTIKAEKELHQATLTLLQTASQQHGGKGGFNKKGRKGEQGRGKGDNKGRHFHIDPDACFKCGEKGHWARDCPNKRGEKNELSHRKNSFHSSD, encoded by the coding sequence ATGTATGGACAGGGGAAGTCAACTTCTGTCCAGGCAGCCGACTCCACCACGCCTGTCAACCGCCGCGCAGAAAACACACCACTGCCTCCGGACTCAGACGATGAACTAAGTGCCTTTCCAGTACAGAACTACCCCATGGTGGAGGTCGCGGGACATGACGGCCCCTCCATGGTTTTTCGCCCGTGGACTGTGTCAGACGTTAGGGAAGCTAGTTCACACCTCCCAGACGTTACTACCTCGGGCGAAGCCTTTGCTGAGGCATTGATTGTGTTCTGTAGGGAGTTCAGACCCACTTTAACTGAACTCAGGCGCCTGTTAGGGACAAAAATGAAGGCAACAGACTTTGCAAAGATCTCCAACATCCTTGTGGGTGATGACATCAGGTGTGCTCACATTGAATATGGACATGCGGACAATGCACAGTATGCGAGAAAAGTCACTGACATCGCTACTGTCATAAAGACAGCTTTTCCAACTCGACTGAACATGTCAGCAATAGCAGCATGTAAACAGAGACCTGATGAAGGTACAGACGACTACCTGCACCGCCTCACAGAAGTTTTCACCACCCACAGCGGCATTGCTCGACCCAACAACACCGACCAGATGACGCCCTGGGAAACCCATCTCTGTTCTGCTTTTCTGAATGGACTGTTACCAGAGATCGCTGCTGCCGTCAAACTCTCCTGTGTCTGTTATGAGGAAGCCCGCTCGGATGAACTACGACGACACAGCCGACATAACCAAGCTCAGCTGATGGCCAAGAAACAACAGAGGACCATCAAAGCTGAGAAGGAACTTCATCAAGCCACACTGACTCTTCTTCAGACTGCATCCCAGCAACATGGAGGCAAAGGCGGCTTCAACAAGAAGGGCAGGAAGGGAGAACAAGGGCGCGGTAAAGGAGACAACAAGGGTCGGCATTTCCACATAGACCCTGATGCCTGTTTCAAGTGTGGGGAAAAAGGACACTGGGCAAGGGACTGTCCTAataagaggggggagaagaatgAGCTCTCCCACCGGAAGAACAGCTTTCATTCATCCGATTGA
- the LOC124477689 gene encoding sodium- and chloride-dependent GABA transporter 2-like, whose translation MPLFLLETAMGQYTQQGGITCWKRLCPLAEGIGYAGQLILLYSCMCYIIILAWALLYLLFSFSSQLPWASCINYWNTDDCVDLRNMSLNWTHQANSTSAATEFWERRVLAISGGIEEVGSIRWDVTLCLVVMWVVCYFCVWKGVKSTGKVVYFTATFPYVMLLILLVRGLTLPGALQGVVFYLYPEPSRLSDPQVWMEAASQVFFSYSVGVGSLTVLGSFNSYNNNCYKDCLWLCLLNSCTSIVAGFAVFSVLGFMAHEQGAPIEKVAESGPGLAFIAYPQAIAMMPLPQLWAVCFFIMIILLGVDTQFVAMEVVMTSVTDVFPKILRRAGRRELFLLLFCLTCFLLQLIMVTEGGMYVFQLFDYYACNGTCLLFLSVFESLALGWLFGAEQMCDIIKNMTGVRPNIIFKLCWLYLTPLVSLVSFICSLVEYQPLTFNRWYVYPAWVYVTGWLLALSSILLVPGWALFRLGTGPGSLRERFFHLCQPDHDLPVTWKKKSELEKMTLELRKASLLEARTSEVPKQLSELMIKL comes from the exons ATGCCCTTGTTCCTGCTGGAGACAGCCATGGGCCAGTATACTCAGCAGGGGGGGATTACCTGCTGGAAGAGGCTGTGCCCACTGGCAGAGG GTATTGGCTATGCTGGCCAGCTGATTCTCTTGTATAGCTGTATGTGCTATATTATCATCCTGGCCTGGGCTCTTCTGTACCTGCTCTTCTCCTTCAGTTCTCAGCTCCCCTGGGCCAGCTGTATCAACTACTGGAACACTG ATGACTGTGTGGATTTACGAAATATGTCCCTCAACTGGACGCATCAGGCCAACTCAACCTCTGCTGCCACAGAATTCTGGGA ACGGCGTGTGCTGGCTATCTCTGGGGGAATAGAAGAGGTGGGCAGTATTCGGTGGGATGTGACGCTGTGCCTTGTCGTTATGTGGGTCGTTTGTTACTTCTGTGTCTGGAAAGGGGTCAAGTCTACAggcaag GTGGTGTATTTCACAGCAACCTTCCCCTATGTGATGCTGTTGATCTTGCTGGTTCGTGGACTCACTCTGCCTGGTGCTCTACAGGGGGTTGTTTTCTACCTCTACCCCGAGCCCTCCCGGCTATCCGACCCTCAG GTGTGGATGGAGGCTGCTTCACAGGTCTTCTTCTCCTACAGTGTTGGGGTGGGCTCCTTAACTGTACTTGGCAGCTTCAACTCTTACAACAACAACTGCTACAA AGACTGCCTGTGGCTTTGCTTGCTGAACAGTTGTACCAGTATTGTGGCTGGCTTCGCAGTCTTCTCAGTCTTGGGCTTCATGGCTCATGAACAGGGCGCCCCTATTGAAAAAGTGGCAGAATCCG GGCCTGGCCTGGCATTTATAGCATATCCTCAGGCTATAGCCATGATGCCCCTGCCACAGCTATGGGCAGTCTGCTTTTTTATCATGATCATACTTCTAGGTGTGGATACACAG ttTGTTGCCATGGAGGTAGTGATGACGTCAGTCACAGACGTGTTTCCCAAGATTTTGCGCAGGGCTGGACGCAGggagctcttcctcctcctcttctgcctcACCTGCTTCTTATTACAACTCATCATGGtcacagag GGGGGGATGTACGTGTTCCAGCTGTTTGACTACTACGCCTGTAATGGAACATGCctgctctttctttctgtgtttGAGTCTCTAGCTTTGGGATGGCTATTTG GGGCAGAACAGATGTGTGATATTATCAAAAACATGACAGGAGTGAGACCTAACATCATCTTCAAGCTCTGCTGGCTTTATCTCACCCCACTGGTCTCACTA GTGTCATTCATCTGCTCTTTGGTGGAGTACCAGCCCCTGACCTTCAACCGCTGGTATGTGTACCCAGCCTGGGTATAtgtgactggctggctgctagccctctcctccatcctgctaGTGCCTGGATGGGCTCTGTTCCGGCTTGGGACTGGCCCTGGGTCCCTCCGAGAG CGTTTCTTTCACCTGTGTCAACCTGACCATGACCTCCCAGTGACCTGGAAGAAGAAGTCTGAGCTCGAGAAAATGACTCTCGAGCTGAGAAAGGCATCTTTATTGGAAGCACGGACATCTGAAGTTCCCAAACAATTATCAGAACTGATGATAAAATTATGA